The following proteins are co-located in the Pan troglodytes isolate AG18354 chromosome 5, NHGRI_mPanTro3-v2.0_pri, whole genome shotgun sequence genome:
- the LOC462679 gene encoding adenylate cyclase type 10 isoform X19: protein MKSIMYSISPANSEEGQELYVCTVKDDVNLDTVLLPPFLKEIAVSQLDQLSPEEQLLVKCAAIIGHSFHIDLLQHLLPGWDKNKLLQVLRALVGIHVLCWSDKSQELPAEPILMPSSIDIIDGTKEKKTKLDGGSASLLRLQEELSLPQTEVLEFGVPLLRAAAWELWPKEQQIALHLECACFLQVLACRCGSCHGGDFVPFHHFAVCSTKNSKGTSRFCTYRDTGSVLTQVITEKLQLPSPQDSFQFQTKPSRTQEAFSSECCRTEEEFLDQVKRKLAQTSPEKDLLTTKPCHCKDILKLVLLPLTQHCLVLEETTCAFYYLLEAAAACLDLSDNYMAFFYLRKASSLLGQPSAFSFLKKQKVKICQFEEATFCRLLSEVCFNMGRITLAKKLARKALRLLKRNFPWTWFGVLFQTFLEKYWHSCTLSQPPNDPSENKKNLAVLQQQVHCLSLLWQLYNREATASSYRFACLATLMQKNSADEFANEAQVVSTYVELSQFSQSVGIKDKWLHCEQMAIQKSSLCWFSREGLLATAQLMQALAYTKLCLGHLDFSIKLGLLCRPFSKCLRFVQVYEHSRVLTSQSNVMLGVHSSLAMWFAQESQWDLFEHYFSKACQLVKRTNASLFGAHGFVRFLECHVLMLQKMPEGIFMHIPLELRSQTLEYFKEFFSQCVTCPVYHQWVSELKASVMRCEKRELMSLTNSIRPFHTCLTRIWIKGEFLQENNS, encoded by the exons ATGAAATCCATAATGTATAGTATTTCTCCTGCCAACTCTGAGGAAGGCCAGGAACTTTATGTCTGCACAGTCAAGGATGATGTGAACTTGGATACAGTACTTCTCCCACCCTTTTTGAAAG AAATAGCAGTAAGCCAActggatcaactgagcccagagGAACAGTTGCTGGTCAAGTGTGCTGCAATCATTGGTCACTCCTTCCATATAGATTTGCTGCAGCACCTCCTGCCTGGCTGGGATAAAAATAAGCTACTTCAGGTCTTGAGAGCTCTTGTGGGTATACATGTGCTCTGCTGGTCTGACAAGAGCCAAGAGCTTCCTGCTGAGCCCATATTAATGCCTTCCTCTATCGACATCATTGATGGAACCAAAGAGAAGAAGACAAAGTTAG ATGGTGGTTCAGCCTCTCTTCTCAGGCTACAAGAAGAATTATCCCTACCACAAACTGAGGTGTTGGAATTTGGAGTGCCTCTGCTACGGGCAGCTGCTTGGGAGCTCTGGCCCAAGGAACAACAGATAGCTCTGCACCTTGAATGTGCCTGCTTTCTCCAAGTTTTGGCCTGCCGCTGTGGGAGCTGCCATGGAGGAGACTTTGTCCCCTTTCATCATTTTGCAGTTTGTTCTACTAAGAATTCCAAGGGGACCTCTCGATTCTGTACTTACAGAGATACTGGCTCAGTGCTAACACAAGTGATCACAGAAAAATTGCAGCTGCCTTCTCCCCAag ATAGTTTTCAGTTCCAGACAAAGCCATCCAGAACTCAGGAGGCCTTCTCAAGTGAATGCTGCAG AACAGAGGAAGAGTTCCTAGATCAAGTGAAGAGGAAGCTGGCTCAGACCAGCCCTGAGAAAGACCTGTTGACCACAAAGCCTTGTCACTGTAAGGATATCCTGAAGTTAGTGCTCTTACCCCTCACCCAGCATTGCTTGGTCCTTGAAGAAACCACCTGTGCATTTTATTACCTGCTGGAGGCTGCGGCTGCCTGCTTGGACCTGTCAGATAATTATATG GCCTTCTTTTATTTGAGGAAGGCAAGCAGTCTTCTGGGCCAACCCtcagcattttcatttttgaaaaaacagAAGGTGAAGATCTGTCAGTTTGAGGAGGCCACTTTCTGCCGTCTTCTGTCAGAG GTCTGTTTCAACATGGGACGTATCACTTTAGCCAAAAAATTGGCTAGGAAAGCCCTTCGACTGCTGAAAAGGAATTTCCCTTGGACCTGGTTTGGTGTCCTTTTCCAGACATTCCTGGAAAAGTATTGGCATTCCTGTACCCTGAGCCAACCTCCAAACGACCCTAGTGAGAA TAAGAAGAATTTGGCAGTCCTGCAGCAGCAGGTGCATTGCCTCTCCCTACTCTGGCAGCTCTATAACCGGGAGGCCACAGCCAGTAGCTACAGGTTTGCCTGCCTGGCTACTCTTATGCAGAAGAATTCAGCTGATGAGTTTGCAAATGAAGCCCAG GTTGTCTCTACCTATGTGGAGCTCTCTCAGTTCTCCCAGAGCGTGGGCATCAAGGACAAGTGGCTGCACTGTGAGCAGATGGCCATTCAGAAAAGCAGTTTATGTTGGTTCTCCAGGGAGGGGTTGTTGGCCACAGCTCAGCTCATGCAGGCCCTGGCCTACACCAAGCTCTGCCTTGGTCATCTTGACTTCTCCATCAAGCTGG GATTGCTGTGTCGGCCCTTTAGTAAGTGTCTGCGTTTCGTTCAAGTCTACGAGCACAGCCGTGTTCTAACCTCTCAGAGCAATGTcatgctgggggtccactcctcCCTGGCCATGTG GTTTGCCCAGGAATCACAGTGGGACCTGTTTGAGCACTATTTCTCCAAGGCTTGCCAGTTGGTGAAAAGAACCAATGCCTCGCTATTTGGTGCACATGGCTTTGTCCGATTCCTAGAATGCCATGTGTTAATGTTACAGAAAATGCCAGAGGGTATCTTCATGCATATTCCTCTAGAGCTTCGCAGCCAAACCCTTGAG tACTTTAAGGAGTTCTTCTCTCAATGTGTGACCTGCCCTGTCTATCACCAGTGGGTATCTGAGCTTAAGGCCTCTGTAATGAGATGTGAAAAGAGAGAATTAATGTCCCTGACTAACAGCATCAGACCTTTTCACACCTGCTTGACCAGGATTTGGATAAAAGGAGAATTTCTGCAGGAAAATAACTCTTAG